A section of the Amycolatopsis sp. AA4 genome encodes:
- a CDS encoding non-ribosomal peptide synthetase, translating to MTSSVEDVLPLTPLQQGMVFHALLGDRTDVYTVQTVLELAEDVDPARMRTAAEALVRRHAPLRTAFRTQSSGQFVQVVRRTVEVPFRVAGRLDLDADRAEPFDLARPPLLRFTLSGRTLVLTAHHLLWDGWSAPILVRELLALYRGEQLPPVRPFRDHLAWLSKQDTTAAEEAWRTALSGLPEPTLVGRETSGFPLRSEFRFPAAALERTARRHGLTLNAIVQSAWALTLSAMTGRDDLVFGATVSGRGADLPDAASMVGMFINTVPVRVRLDGGEPLAALAARVQAEQARLLEHQHLGLADIQRVSGHATLFDTLVVFESYPMDAAIPLLAHVSVRDSTHYPLALLVVPGEELTLRIDHDVAQFPDATPIAERFQEILRRFAATPELPVAQLDLLSTAEREAITSPNSTHAAVPETTLAELFAAQAARTPDAEAVRFDGVSLTYAELDARTSELARGLAAAGVGPDRIVGVRHDRSLDLVVSLLAVLKAGGAYLPLDPSYPAGRLDFMIEDARPAVVLPAGLDGSAEITPASPDDAAYVIYTSGSTGRPKGVVVSHRAIVNRLLWMQHEYRLTADDRVLQKTPSSFDVSVWEFFWPLITGATLVLAKPDGHKDPDYLAHLIETEGITTVHFVPSMLRAYGDRPLPRRVITSGEALPPEIARPGIHNLYGPTEAAVDVTHHTVSDGVSIGRPVWNTTVHVLDPFLRPVAPGVPGVPGVPGVPGVPGELYLGGVQLARGYLNRPALTASRFVAAPNGQRLYRTGDVVRWENGALQYLGRADDQVKIRGFRVELGAVEAALIAQPGVNAAAVAVRAELQQLVGYVVTDPGVRVDPAALGLPEHEIPAVIVPLDALPLTPSGKLDRKALPEPHLEAGDTQARDPREEIVGELFADVLGLDSVGAGDDFFALGGHSLLATRLVSRLRRTFGVDLALRAVFDAPTPARLARLLDDSASRAPLTTQHRPAEIPLSAAQRSLWFLYQVDGPTTTYNLPFVARLTGPLDADALDAALVDVITRHEALRTIFPGTEPRQEILAPQPLARGKADHAFRLDQELPIRYDLRRTGPDEHEFTLVVHHIAADEWSARPLLRDLASAYAARVAGTAPEWSPLPVQYADYTLWQQQHSRADTEFWTRQLAGLPEELPLPTDRPRPPQPSGEARSVRVELPDTRRLARRFGVTELMVGQAAVAVLLHRLGAGDDIPLGTPSAGRSDEALDDLVGYFVNTLVLRTDLSGSPTFRELLARVRETNLNAYAHQELPFEHVVEAVNPARSPNRHPLFQTMVSHQEAGAAQLELPGIAVTPIDPGVTGAKFDLAFHFGPGDCAISYRTDLFEEATVEAFGKRLSILLTAFAAKPDLAVDLVDVLDAADRAQLTAFNDTAEDRPATTLAAMVGEQVDRSPDAIAVEFHDERLTYAELDARANHVAKALRDLGVGPEKTVGMHWERSVEMVVGLLGVEKAGGAFVPLEPSWPAQRIAEVGKSSALTAILSGPAHDGPVRGLGVPVVHVGAESTSDRVAADVDPEGLAYVIYTSGSTGKPKGAMIRHRAITHRLLWQREMLGFGPGDASLFKAPLGFDISINEIFLPLVNGGKLVVAEPDGERDIDYLLGLIERHAVTFTYLPSSILDLLLQLPDFERKARSLKHVWCGGEVLTPELFSRFRRASDAIMYHGYGPAEATIGVSHVVYRGPEALRGAVSIGKPNGNTQLYVLDRRLLPAPVGVPGELYAAGVYLGRGYLGDPRRTAERFVANPFGPPGERLYRTGDLARWQPDGSLEFLGRADNQIKIRGMRVELEEIEAVLEQHERVRRAVVLVRADRPGLIGYCLGPETDGIGDWLRGRLPGHMVPQRFVFLDEFPLLPSGKVNRKALPVPEVEEAVSRTAITATEKLLCELMADLLKRDEIGAEDNFFALGGDSILSIRFVSKVRAAGFQLSPRQVFEHQTAAALARVLDASAVPIRHDDGVGEVPLTPIMRWWATTGDTTMNQAALLRVPEPFAPDAFEQVLQDVLDHHDLLRARLRDGVLQVPLTARAQVERVDGPYSAAKHTELVSTLDPTTAMLRAVAFDGRLLLVLHHLVVDGVSWRILAEDLATAWEARAAGRAPQLSPVPTSFRTWALATTDQPEPTAGRTLPVAGRTTVRLTVDATRKLLDAKHARVQETLIAALGAALGPIEIALEAHGREEQLVAGADLSRTVGWFTTMFPFRLAESVNDVKERLRAVPNNGFGAKIPDSGVSFNYLGRFEIGDGYWVPGPEKLPEPQVQHRPLQIDALIEDGPVLTATWSFTSRYRKDEVDGLARAWVRALTGENDAGLTPSDVPLVSLNQGQLDKLAAKWGKK from the coding sequence GTGACCTCGAGCGTCGAGGACGTCCTCCCGCTCACCCCGCTGCAGCAGGGCATGGTTTTCCACGCCCTGCTCGGAGACCGGACGGACGTCTACACGGTCCAGACCGTCCTCGAACTCGCCGAGGACGTCGATCCGGCCCGGATGCGGACGGCGGCCGAAGCACTCGTGCGCAGGCACGCCCCGCTGCGCACGGCCTTCCGCACGCAGTCCTCCGGGCAGTTCGTGCAAGTGGTCCGCCGGACGGTCGAAGTGCCGTTCCGCGTCGCCGGCCGGCTCGATCTCGACGCCGACCGCGCGGAGCCGTTCGACCTCGCCCGCCCGCCGTTGCTGCGGTTCACGCTGTCCGGGCGGACGCTGGTGCTCACCGCGCACCATCTCCTGTGGGACGGCTGGTCGGCGCCGATCCTGGTCCGCGAACTGCTCGCGCTCTACCGCGGCGAGCAGTTGCCGCCCGTGCGCCCGTTCCGCGACCACCTGGCCTGGCTGTCCAAACAGGACACCACGGCCGCCGAAGAGGCCTGGCGGACGGCGCTGTCGGGTCTCCCGGAACCTACGCTGGTCGGCCGGGAGACCTCGGGCTTCCCCCTTCGGAGCGAGTTCCGGTTCCCGGCCGCCGCGCTGGAGCGGACCGCGCGGCGGCACGGGCTGACGCTCAACGCCATCGTGCAGAGCGCGTGGGCGTTGACCCTCTCGGCGATGACCGGCCGCGACGACCTCGTGTTCGGAGCGACGGTTTCGGGCCGCGGCGCCGACCTGCCGGACGCCGCCTCGATGGTCGGCATGTTCATCAACACCGTCCCCGTGCGCGTCCGGCTCGACGGCGGCGAACCGCTCGCCGCGCTGGCCGCACGGGTGCAGGCCGAGCAGGCGCGGCTGCTGGAACACCAGCACCTAGGGCTCGCCGACATCCAGCGAGTGAGCGGCCACGCGACCCTGTTCGACACGCTCGTCGTCTTCGAGAGCTACCCGATGGACGCGGCGATCCCGTTGCTGGCGCACGTTTCCGTACGGGACTCGACGCACTATCCGCTCGCGCTCCTCGTCGTTCCCGGCGAGGAGCTGACGCTGCGGATCGATCACGACGTCGCCCAGTTTCCCGACGCAACCCCGATCGCCGAACGCTTCCAGGAGATCCTGCGCCGGTTCGCGGCAACACCTGAGCTGCCGGTCGCGCAACTGGACCTGCTGAGCACAGCCGAGCGGGAGGCGATCACTTCGCCGAACTCCACGCACGCCGCCGTTCCCGAGACGACGCTGGCCGAGTTGTTCGCAGCGCAGGCCGCTCGGACTCCCGATGCCGAAGCAGTGCGGTTCGACGGCGTCTCCCTGACTTACGCCGAACTCGACGCGAGGACGTCCGAGCTGGCTCGCGGGCTCGCAGCAGCCGGAGTCGGCCCGGACCGGATCGTCGGGGTCCGCCACGATCGTTCTCTCGACCTCGTCGTCTCGCTGCTCGCCGTGCTCAAGGCGGGCGGCGCGTACCTGCCTCTGGATCCGTCGTACCCGGCCGGGCGGCTGGACTTCATGATCGAGGACGCCCGGCCCGCGGTCGTCCTTCCCGCCGGGCTCGACGGCAGCGCCGAGATCACTCCCGCGAGTCCCGACGACGCGGCCTACGTCATCTACACCTCCGGCTCCACCGGCCGTCCCAAGGGCGTTGTCGTCAGCCATCGCGCGATCGTCAACCGCCTCCTGTGGATGCAGCACGAATACCGCCTCACCGCCGACGACCGGGTCCTGCAGAAAACCCCGTCCAGTTTCGACGTCTCCGTCTGGGAATTCTTCTGGCCGCTCATCACCGGCGCCACCCTCGTGCTCGCGAAACCGGACGGCCACAAGGACCCCGACTACCTCGCACACCTCATCGAAACCGAAGGCATCACGACCGTCCACTTCGTACCGTCGATGCTCCGCGCCTACGGCGACCGGCCGCTCCCCCGCCGCGTCATCACCTCCGGCGAAGCGCTGCCGCCCGAAATCGCGCGACCCGGCATCCACAATCTCTACGGCCCCACCGAAGCCGCCGTCGACGTCACGCATCACACGGTCTCCGACGGCGTGTCGATCGGCCGACCGGTGTGGAACACGACCGTCCACGTCCTCGACCCGTTCCTCCGGCCGGTCGCGCCGGGCGTGCCGGGCGTGCCGGGCGTGCCGGGCGTGCCGGGCGTGCCGGGAGAGCTGTACCTCGGCGGCGTCCAACTCGCCCGCGGCTACCTCAACCGCCCGGCACTGACCGCGTCGCGTTTCGTCGCCGCACCGAACGGGCAACGGCTCTACCGCACCGGCGATGTCGTCCGGTGGGAAAATGGTGCGCTGCAGTATCTCGGCCGGGCCGACGACCAGGTGAAGATCCGCGGCTTCCGCGTCGAGCTGGGCGCGGTCGAGGCCGCGCTCATCGCGCAACCAGGCGTGAACGCCGCCGCTGTCGCGGTCAGGGCGGAACTGCAGCAGCTCGTGGGTTACGTCGTGACCGACCCCGGCGTCAGGGTGGACCCCGCAGCGCTCGGCTTGCCCGAGCACGAAATCCCCGCCGTCATAGTTCCGCTCGACGCGCTTCCCTTGACACCCAGCGGAAAACTCGACCGCAAGGCATTACCCGAACCGCACCTCGAGGCCGGGGACACGCAAGCTCGTGATCCGCGAGAGGAAATCGTCGGCGAATTGTTCGCCGACGTCCTCGGCCTCGACAGCGTCGGCGCCGGTGATGATTTCTTCGCTCTCGGCGGTCATTCCCTGCTCGCGACCCGGCTCGTCAGCCGTCTGCGCCGGACGTTCGGGGTCGATCTGGCGCTGCGGGCGGTGTTCGACGCGCCGACCCCGGCCCGGCTCGCCCGCCTCCTCGACGACAGCGCCAGCCGTGCCCCGCTGACAACACAACACCGCCCAGCGGAGATCCCGCTTTCCGCCGCGCAGCGGAGCCTCTGGTTCCTGTACCAGGTCGACGGTCCGACGACGACTTACAACCTGCCGTTCGTCGCCCGTCTGACCGGACCGCTCGACGCCGACGCGCTCGACGCCGCACTCGTCGACGTCATCACGCGGCACGAAGCACTGCGGACGATCTTCCCCGGCACCGAGCCTCGCCAGGAAATTCTCGCCCCGCAACCCCTCGCGCGCGGCAAGGCCGATCACGCGTTCCGCCTCGACCAGGAACTCCCGATCCGCTACGACCTGCGCCGCACCGGACCGGACGAGCACGAGTTCACCCTGGTGGTCCACCACATCGCGGCCGACGAATGGTCCGCGCGTCCCCTCCTGCGCGATCTCGCGTCGGCGTACGCGGCACGAGTCGCAGGCACGGCGCCCGAGTGGTCGCCGCTGCCCGTGCAGTACGCCGACTACACGCTCTGGCAGCAGCAGCATTCCCGTGCCGACACCGAGTTCTGGACCCGGCAGCTAGCCGGGCTGCCCGAGGAGTTGCCGCTGCCGACGGACCGTCCGCGGCCCCCGCAACCCAGCGGCGAGGCTCGCAGCGTGCGCGTCGAACTGCCGGACACGCGTCGCCTCGCCCGGCGGTTCGGCGTCACCGAACTGATGGTGGGCCAGGCCGCGGTCGCGGTTCTGTTGCACCGTCTCGGCGCGGGCGACGACATTCCGCTCGGCACCCCGTCCGCCGGTCGCTCTGACGAAGCGCTCGACGACCTCGTCGGCTACTTCGTGAACACGCTGGTGCTGCGCACCGATCTGAGCGGGAGCCCGACGTTCCGCGAGTTGCTGGCTCGTGTCCGCGAGACCAACCTCAACGCGTACGCGCACCAGGAACTGCCGTTCGAGCACGTGGTTGAGGCGGTGAACCCGGCGCGGTCTCCGAATCGCCATCCGCTGTTCCAGACGATGGTGTCCCACCAAGAAGCAGGCGCCGCCCAACTCGAACTGCCCGGGATCGCAGTCACCCCGATCGACCCGGGTGTCACCGGTGCGAAGTTCGACCTCGCGTTCCACTTCGGACCCGGCGATTGCGCGATCTCCTACCGCACCGATCTGTTCGAGGAAGCCACCGTCGAGGCCTTCGGCAAGCGGCTGTCCATCCTCCTGACCGCCTTCGCGGCGAAACCGGACCTAGCCGTCGATCTGGTCGACGTGCTGGACGCCGCTGACCGGGCACAGTTGACCGCCTTCAACGATACCGCCGAGGACCGGCCCGCGACGACCCTGGCCGCGATGGTCGGGGAACAGGTCGACCGCAGCCCCGACGCGATCGCAGTCGAGTTCCACGACGAGCGGCTCACCTACGCCGAACTGGACGCGCGCGCGAATCACGTGGCGAAAGCCTTGCGGGACCTCGGAGTCGGCCCCGAGAAGACCGTCGGGATGCACTGGGAACGGTCGGTCGAGATGGTCGTCGGACTGCTCGGCGTCGAGAAGGCGGGCGGCGCGTTCGTCCCGCTTGAACCGTCCTGGCCGGCCCAGCGCATCGCGGAGGTCGGCAAAAGCTCTGCGCTCACGGCGATCCTCAGCGGGCCGGCGCACGACGGCCCGGTGCGCGGACTCGGCGTGCCGGTGGTGCACGTCGGCGCGGAGTCCACATCGGACCGAGTCGCCGCGGACGTCGATCCGGAAGGCCTGGCGTACGTCATCTACACGTCCGGCTCCACCGGGAAGCCCAAGGGCGCGATGATCCGCCACCGCGCGATCACGCACCGGCTGTTGTGGCAACGCGAAATGCTCGGCTTCGGACCGGGCGACGCGTCGCTGTTCAAGGCTCCGCTCGGCTTCGACATCTCGATCAACGAGATCTTCCTGCCTCTCGTCAACGGCGGGAAACTGGTCGTCGCCGAACCGGACGGCGAACGCGATATCGACTACCTGCTCGGCCTGATCGAGCGGCACGCGGTCACCTTCACCTACCTTCCTTCGTCCATTTTGGACCTGCTGCTGCAACTGCCGGACTTCGAGCGGAAAGCCCGTTCGCTCAAGCACGTGTGGTGCGGCGGCGAAGTGCTCACCCCGGAACTCTTCTCCCGGTTCCGCCGGGCCAGCGACGCGATCATGTACCACGGGTACGGGCCGGCCGAGGCGACGATCGGCGTCAGCCACGTCGTCTACCGCGGTCCGGAGGCGCTGCGCGGGGCGGTGTCGATCGGCAAACCGAACGGCAACACCCAGCTGTACGTGCTGGACCGGCGGCTGCTCCCGGCTCCCGTCGGGGTGCCAGGAGAGCTGTACGCCGCGGGCGTCTACCTCGGCCGCGGGTACCTCGGCGACCCGCGCCGCACCGCGGAACGGTTCGTCGCCAATCCGTTCGGGCCGCCCGGCGAGCGGCTTTACCGCACTGGCGACCTGGCCCGCTGGCAGCCCGACGGCAGCCTGGAGTTCCTGGGGCGCGCGGACAATCAGATCAAGATCCGCGGAATGCGCGTCGAACTCGAGGAAATAGAGGCTGTGCTCGAGCAGCACGAGCGGGTCCGTCGCGCGGTCGTGCTCGTGCGCGCCGACCGGCCCGGGCTGATCGGCTACTGCCTCGGCCCGGAGACCGACGGGATCGGCGACTGGCTGCGCGGCCGGCTGCCCGGCCACATGGTGCCGCAGCGGTTCGTGTTCCTCGACGAGTTCCCGCTGCTGCCGTCGGGGAAGGTAAACCGGAAGGCACTGCCGGTCCCCGAGGTCGAGGAAGCCGTCAGCCGCACGGCGATCACCGCGACCGAAAAGCTCCTCTGCGAACTGATGGCGGACCTGCTGAAACGGGACGAAATCGGGGCTGAGGACAACTTCTTCGCCCTGGGCGGCGACAGCATCCTGTCGATCCGCTTCGTCAGCAAGGTCCGCGCCGCCGGGTTTCAGCTGTCGCCGCGGCAGGTGTTCGAGCACCAGACAGCGGCGGCGCTGGCCAGAGTCTTGGACGCCTCGGCTGTCCCAATCCGGCACGACGACGGCGTTGGCGAGGTGCCGCTGACCCCGATCATGCGCTGGTGGGCCACCACCGGGGACACCACGATGAACCAGGCCGCACTCCTGCGCGTGCCCGAACCGTTCGCACCGGACGCCTTCGAGCAGGTGCTGCAGGACGTCCTCGATCATCACGATCTGCTGCGCGCCCGCCTCCGCGACGGCGTCCTGCAGGTGCCACTAACCGCGCGAGCACAGGTCGAGCGGGTCGACGGCCCGTACTCCGCCGCCAAGCACACGGAGCTCGTGTCCACGTTGGATCCGACGACGGCGATGCTTCGCGCGGTCGCCTTCGACGGACGGTTGCTGCTGGTGCTGCACCACCTCGTGGTCGACGGTGTCTCGTGGCGGATCCTTGCCGAGGATCTGGCCACTGCGTGGGAGGCCCGCGCGGCAGGACGTGCGCCGCAGCTCTCTCCAGTGCCGACGTCGTTCCGGACCTGGGCCCTCGCGACGACGGACCAGCCGGAGCCGACAGCCGGGCGCACGCTGCCTGTCGCGGGTCGCACGACCGTCCGGCTGACCGTCGACGCGACTCGGAAACTGCTGGACGCCAAGCACGCGCGAGTGCAGGAGACGCTGATTGCCGCGCTCGGCGCCGCACTCGGCCCGATCGAAATCGCGTTGGAGGCCCACGGCCGGGAGGAGCAGCTCGTAGCGGGCGCGGACCTCTCGCGCACGGTCGGCTGGTTCACCACGATGTTCCCGTTCCGGCTGGCAGAGTCGGTCAACGACGTGAAGGAACGCCTGCGCGCGGTCCCGAACAACGGCTTCGGGGCGAAGATCCCGGACTCCGGCGTGAGCTTCAACTACCTCGGCCGCTTCGAGATCGGGGACGGATATTGGGTCCCCGGCCCGGAGAAACTGCCCGAACCGCAGGTCCAGCACCGCCCGTTGCAGATTGACGCGCTCATCGAGGACGGACCGGTGCTCACCGCGACCTGGTCGTTCACCAGCCGCTACCGCAAGGACGAGGTCGACGGACTCGCCCGAGCCTGGGTGCGCGCGCTGACCGGCGAAAACGACGCCGGGCTCACCCCGTCCGACGTCCCGCTGGTGTCGCTGAACCAGGGACAGCTCGACAAGCTCGCGGCGAAATGGGGGAAGAAGTGA